A region from the Pseudonocardia petroleophila genome encodes:
- a CDS encoding ribonuclease H family protein — MTAKYATTCGVCSNRVSPGEEIARAGTGWGHVACADAAPAAGRPAATAPARAKKPARPDMPAPDGALEVWTDGACSGNPGPGGWAWATQDGRRGAGGESPTTNQRMEIRAALEAVRSLDGPLVVVSDSTYVVNCFRDRWWKGWIDRGWVTSAKKPVVSRDLWEPLITLVNERGDVSFRWVKGHSGDAMNDLVDALAVEQAQAVA, encoded by the coding sequence ATGACCGCCAAGTACGCCACCACCTGCGGCGTCTGCTCGAACCGCGTCTCCCCCGGCGAGGAGATCGCCCGCGCCGGCACCGGCTGGGGCCATGTGGCCTGCGCCGATGCCGCTCCGGCCGCGGGGAGGCCCGCGGCGACGGCACCCGCGCGGGCGAAGAAGCCCGCCCGTCCCGACATGCCCGCCCCCGACGGCGCGCTCGAGGTGTGGACCGACGGCGCCTGCTCGGGCAACCCCGGCCCCGGCGGCTGGGCGTGGGCCACGCAGGACGGCCGTCGCGGCGCGGGCGGGGAGTCCCCCACCACCAACCAGCGCATGGAGATCCGGGCCGCGCTGGAGGCCGTCCGGTCCCTGGACGGGCCGCTCGTCGTCGTCAGCGACTCGACCTACGTCGTCAACTGCTTCCGCGACCGCTGGTGGAAGGGCTGGATCGACCGCGGCTGGGTCACCAGCGCGAAGAAGCCCGTCGTCAGCCGCGACCTGTGGGAGCCGCTGATCACGCTGGTCAACGAGCGCGGCGACGTGTCCTTCCGCTGGGTCAAGGGCCACTCCGGCGACGCGATGAACGACCTCGTCGACGCGCTCGCGGTGGAGCAGGCCCAGGCCGTCGCCTGA
- a CDS encoding acyltransferase family protein: MTATTATTAPPRLHGLDALRAAALGLGIVLHSLIPFAPGALWLVTDSVTSDAVNVPLVLIHLFRMVLFMMLAGYFGRMVLHRRGTGAYLRDRALRILLPLVAFWPVAVLSLGILVGVNVALRGVEPPPTPAADASPLLAFTPGQLWFLLVLMECVLITVVVRAVARRLAGPDRVARLSGRAGALLASPWGVGLAAVPYLVGLLVQGHTAGGIVEPFTVLPEVAPLVTYLGAFGVGWFLQARPDALTRLAATWPVHLGAAVVLSAVVLLGAAALPLWAAAAITALAGWTWTYGLVGVCSRYLTRERPVVRYLADASYWMYLLHLPLLVGIEILLADLAWPIPVKLVLTWAVTAVVLLLGYDLLVRGTWLGAWLNGRRRPRALRRRRTVAAG; the protein is encoded by the coding sequence ATGACCGCGACCACCGCCACCACCGCACCGCCCCGGCTGCACGGCCTCGACGCGCTGCGGGCCGCCGCGCTCGGGCTGGGGATCGTCCTGCACTCGCTCATCCCGTTCGCCCCGGGGGCGCTGTGGCTGGTCACCGACTCGGTGACCAGCGACGCCGTGAACGTCCCGCTGGTCCTCATCCACCTGTTCCGGATGGTGCTGTTCATGATGCTGGCCGGCTACTTCGGCCGGATGGTGCTGCACCGCCGGGGCACGGGCGCCTACCTGCGGGACCGCGCGCTGCGGATCCTGCTCCCGCTCGTCGCGTTCTGGCCGGTCGCGGTGCTCTCGCTGGGGATCCTCGTCGGGGTGAACGTCGCGCTGCGCGGCGTCGAGCCCCCGCCGACGCCCGCCGCGGACGCCTCCCCGCTGCTCGCCTTCACGCCGGGCCAGCTCTGGTTCCTGCTGGTCCTGATGGAGTGCGTGCTGATCACCGTGGTGGTCCGGGCGGTGGCGCGGCGCCTGGCGGGCCCGGACCGCGTCGCGCGCCTGTCCGGGCGGGCCGGGGCCCTGCTCGCGTCGCCGTGGGGCGTCGGCCTGGCGGCGGTCCCGTACCTGGTCGGGCTGCTGGTCCAGGGCCACACGGCGGGCGGGATCGTCGAACCGTTCACGGTCCTGCCCGAGGTCGCCCCGCTCGTCACCTACCTGGGCGCGTTCGGTGTCGGCTGGTTCCTGCAGGCCCGCCCCGACGCGCTGACCCGCCTCGCCGCGACGTGGCCGGTGCACCTGGGCGCCGCCGTGGTGCTCAGCGCGGTGGTGCTGCTGGGGGCGGCCGCGCTGCCGCTGTGGGCCGCGGCGGCGATCACCGCGCTGGCCGGGTGGACCTGGACCTACGGCCTGGTGGGGGTGTGCAGCCGGTACCTCACCCGCGAGCGACCGGTCGTGCGCTACCTGGCCGACGCCTCGTACTGGATGTACCTGCTGCACCTGCCGCTGCTCGTCGGCATCGAGATCCTGCTCGCCGACCTGGCCTGGCCGATCCCCGTCAAGCTCGTGCTCACCTGGGCGGTCACCGCGGTCGTCCTCCTCCTCGGCTACGACCTGCTGGTGCGCGGCACCTGGCTCGGTGCGTGGCTCAACGGCAGGCGGCGGCCGCGGGCCCTGCGGCGGCGCCGGACCGTCGCGGCCGGCTGA
- a CDS encoding acyl-CoA dehydrogenase family protein, with translation MRLQLSPEDESFREEMRTFFTTAIPQSMRDTVAARGELSREQWIESHRILHAAGLAVPDWPVEWGGRDWTPLQRHIWRSEMQLAGVPEPLAFNASMIGPVIAAFGTQEQKERFLPATANLDIWWCQGFSEPDAGSDLASLRTTAVRDGDDWVVNGQKTWTTLGQHADWIFCLVRTDPSVKKQRGISMIVFPMDSPGVSLRPIELVDGSVEVNEVFFSDVRVPAENLIGEENKGWDYAKFLLGNERVGIARVGSTKRLLANARRYAHEITADGRPLIEDARIAARLAELENEMVALELTALRVVAHSAGGRPHPASSVLKLRGSQLEQDATALVMDIAGPLSIAAAPDPESDVPEWARISAPGYLNDRKVSIYGGSNEVQRTIIAGTILGL, from the coding sequence ATGCGCTTGCAGCTGTCCCCGGAGGACGAGAGCTTCCGGGAGGAGATGCGGACGTTCTTCACGACCGCCATCCCCCAGTCGATGCGCGACACCGTCGCGGCCCGCGGCGAGCTCTCCCGCGAGCAGTGGATCGAGAGCCACCGCATCCTGCACGCGGCGGGCCTCGCCGTGCCGGACTGGCCGGTGGAGTGGGGCGGCCGGGACTGGACCCCGCTGCAGCGCCACATCTGGCGCTCGGAGATGCAGCTCGCGGGCGTCCCCGAGCCGCTCGCGTTCAACGCCAGCATGATCGGGCCGGTCATCGCGGCGTTCGGCACGCAGGAGCAGAAGGAGCGGTTCCTGCCCGCCACCGCCAACCTCGACATCTGGTGGTGCCAGGGCTTCTCCGAGCCCGACGCCGGCTCCGACCTCGCGAGCCTGCGCACCACCGCCGTCCGCGACGGCGACGACTGGGTCGTCAACGGCCAGAAGACCTGGACCACGCTCGGCCAGCACGCCGACTGGATCTTCTGCCTCGTGCGGACCGACCCGTCGGTGAAGAAGCAGCGCGGCATCTCGATGATCGTGTTCCCGATGGACTCCCCCGGGGTGAGCCTGCGCCCGATCGAGCTCGTCGACGGCAGCGTCGAGGTCAACGAGGTCTTCTTCTCCGACGTCCGGGTGCCCGCGGAGAACCTGATCGGCGAGGAGAACAAGGGCTGGGACTACGCCAAGTTCCTGCTCGGCAACGAGCGCGTCGGCATCGCCCGCGTCGGCTCCACCAAGCGGCTGCTGGCCAACGCCCGCCGCTACGCCCACGAGATCACCGCCGACGGCCGCCCGCTCATCGAGGACGCGCGGATCGCCGCGCGCCTCGCGGAGCTGGAGAACGAGATGGTGGCCCTGGAGCTGACGGCCCTGCGGGTCGTCGCGCACTCGGCGGGCGGGCGCCCGCACCCGGCGTCCTCGGTGCTCAAGCTGCGCGGGTCGCAGCTGGAGCAGGACGCCACCGCGCTGGTCATGGACATCGCCGGGCCGCTGTCGATCGCCGCGGCGCCCGACCCGGAGTCCGACGTCCCCGAGTGGGCCCGCATCTCCGCGCCGGGCTACCTCAACGACCGCAAGGTCTCCATCTACGGAGGCTCGAACGAAGTGCAGCGGACCATCATCGCCGGCACGATCCTGGGGCTCTGA
- a CDS encoding CaiB/BaiF CoA transferase family protein yields MTGPLSGVLVADLSRVLAGPYATMLLADLGAEVVKVESPQGDETRTWMPPVREETSTYYLGVNRGKRSIALDLRDDADAAVARELARRADVVIENFKPGGLAKYGLDYESVRAADPRTVYASISGFGSGTGAHVPGYDLMVQAISGLMSLTGSPDGPPYRAGISVFDVMAGNHAVIGILAALRHRDATGEGQHVEVNLLSSALTGLVNHSSAYVAGGVVPTRMGNAHPSVFPYEPLPTADDDLIVAAANDGQFRRLCDVLGIPGVADDPRFARNADRTANREELRPLLEERLATRGAVEWFEALTAVGVPCGPIQSIDGGFAMAERFGLDPVVEVGEGDRAVPTTRHPIRFSATPASYRLPPPELDEHGAELRKWLGEPDA; encoded by the coding sequence ATGACGGGACCGCTGTCGGGGGTGCTGGTCGCCGACCTCTCCCGCGTCCTCGCCGGGCCGTACGCCACGATGCTGCTGGCGGACCTGGGCGCCGAGGTCGTGAAGGTCGAGAGCCCCCAGGGCGACGAGACGCGCACCTGGATGCCGCCCGTCCGCGAGGAGACCTCCACGTACTACCTGGGGGTCAACCGCGGGAAGCGGTCGATCGCGCTCGACCTGCGCGACGACGCCGACGCCGCCGTGGCCCGCGAGCTGGCCCGCCGCGCCGACGTCGTGATCGAGAACTTCAAGCCGGGCGGGCTCGCGAAGTACGGCCTGGACTACGAGTCCGTCCGCGCCGCGGACCCCCGCACCGTCTACGCCTCGATCAGCGGCTTCGGGTCCGGCACGGGCGCGCACGTGCCCGGCTACGACCTCATGGTGCAGGCGATCTCCGGCCTGATGAGCCTCACCGGCTCCCCGGACGGGCCGCCGTACCGCGCGGGCATCTCGGTGTTCGACGTGATGGCGGGCAACCACGCCGTCATCGGCATCCTCGCCGCCCTGCGCCACCGCGACGCGACCGGCGAGGGCCAGCACGTCGAGGTCAACCTGCTGTCCTCGGCGCTGACCGGGCTGGTCAACCACAGCTCGGCCTACGTCGCGGGCGGGGTGGTGCCGACCCGCATGGGCAACGCACACCCCAGCGTCTTCCCCTACGAGCCGCTGCCCACCGCCGACGACGACCTCATCGTCGCCGCGGCCAACGACGGCCAGTTCCGGCGGCTGTGCGACGTGCTGGGGATCCCCGGGGTCGCCGACGACCCGCGCTTCGCGCGCAACGCCGACCGGACGGCGAACCGGGAGGAGCTGCGTCCCCTGCTGGAGGAGCGGCTCGCCACCCGCGGGGCCGTCGAGTGGTTCGAGGCGCTCACCGCCGTCGGCGTGCCGTGCGGGCCGATCCAGAGCATCGACGGCGGGTTCGCGATGGCCGAGCGGTTCGGCCTCGACCCGGTCGTCGAGGTGGGGGAGGGTGACCGCGCCGTGCCGACGACCCGGCACCCGATCCGGTTCTCGGCGACCCCAGCGTCCTACCGGCTCCCCCCGCCGGAGCTCGACGAGCACGGGGCCGAACTGCGGAAGTGGCTGGGAGAGCCGGATGCCTGA
- a CDS encoding quinone oxidoreductase family protein, translated as MIAARIVVPGRAPEVGEGPEPAGEGLVDVLAAPITPLDVLCASGTSYFGTPATPYVPGVQGVGTLAGPLGDLAAGTAVWFATTAGTAPGDGSMAQRAAVGADDVVALPPGVDPVLAAALGLSAVAAWMCLTRRGRLAAGETVIVLGAGGIVGQAAVQLARLAGAGRVVACARSASALELARSRGADATVLLDGGDDLAARLADASGGADLVIDPLSGDPAAAALSTLRPGGRLVNLGGSAAESSPVSSATLRSRSLDVLGYTNASLDAATRGEAVLAVCRFAAEHRLTVGHERVPLADATDAWTRQCDGTARGRIVLVP; from the coding sequence GTGATCGCCGCCCGGATCGTCGTCCCGGGGCGGGCCCCCGAGGTCGGCGAGGGCCCGGAACCGGCGGGGGAGGGGCTGGTCGACGTGCTGGCCGCCCCGATCACCCCGCTCGACGTGCTCTGCGCGTCGGGCACGTCGTACTTCGGCACCCCCGCCACGCCGTACGTGCCGGGGGTGCAGGGGGTCGGCACGCTCGCGGGGCCGCTCGGCGACCTCGCCGCGGGTACCGCCGTCTGGTTCGCGACGACCGCGGGCACGGCCCCGGGCGACGGCAGCATGGCGCAGCGGGCCGCGGTGGGCGCCGACGACGTCGTCGCGCTGCCCCCGGGCGTGGACCCGGTGCTCGCCGCCGCGCTGGGCCTGTCCGCGGTGGCCGCGTGGATGTGCCTGACCCGCCGCGGGCGGCTCGCCGCCGGCGAGACGGTGATCGTGCTCGGGGCAGGCGGGATCGTCGGGCAGGCCGCGGTGCAGCTGGCCCGCCTGGCCGGGGCGGGCCGGGTCGTGGCCTGCGCGCGGTCGGCGTCGGCGCTGGAGCTGGCCCGCTCGCGCGGGGCCGACGCCACGGTCCTGCTCGACGGAGGCGACGACCTCGCCGCCCGCCTCGCCGACGCCTCCGGCGGGGCGGACCTGGTGATCGACCCGCTCTCCGGCGACCCGGCCGCGGCCGCGCTGTCGACGCTGCGCCCCGGCGGCCGGCTGGTGAACCTCGGCGGGTCGGCGGCCGAGTCCAGCCCCGTCTCCTCGGCGACGCTGCGCAGCCGCTCGCTCGACGTGCTGGGCTACACCAACGCCTCGCTCGACGCGGCCACCCGCGGCGAGGCCGTGCTGGCGGTGTGCCGCTTCGCCGCGGAGCACCGGCTGACCGTCGGGCACGAGCGGGTGCCGCTCGCCGACGCCACCGACGCCTGGACCCGCCAGTGCGACGGGACCGCCCGCGGCCGGATCGTGCTCGTTCCCTGA
- a CDS encoding dioxygenase family protein yields MDAVTEDTVTDLAVQRWGTAHDPRTGEVLTALIRHLHDFAREVRLTEAEWMAAVQWLTRTGQISDDKREEFILASDVLGLSMLVVQLNHDLDPGATPATVLGPFHIDGSPELGFGEDMSQGLPGAPLYLSGTVRALDGTPVGGAVLDVWQADEDGAYEAQLPVDEARLRAKYTTRPDGSYCVRTIAPKGYAIPMDGPVGELIAQTAISHYRPAHVHVLVDVPGFHPLVTHLFREGAEYLDSDVVFGTKPELVVAFTERGPGPTPDGGRSDVAWLDARFDVVLQPA; encoded by the coding sequence ATGGACGCCGTCACCGAGGACACCGTCACCGACCTCGCCGTGCAGCGCTGGGGCACCGCGCACGACCCGCGCACCGGTGAGGTGCTCACGGCGCTGATCCGGCACCTGCACGACTTCGCCCGTGAGGTCCGGCTCACCGAGGCCGAGTGGATGGCGGCCGTGCAGTGGCTGACGCGGACCGGGCAGATCAGCGACGACAAGCGCGAGGAGTTCATCCTCGCCTCCGACGTGCTCGGGCTGAGCATGCTCGTCGTGCAGCTCAACCACGACCTCGACCCGGGCGCGACCCCCGCGACGGTGCTCGGCCCGTTCCACATCGACGGCTCGCCCGAGCTGGGGTTCGGCGAGGACATGAGCCAGGGCCTGCCCGGGGCGCCGCTCTACCTGTCCGGCACGGTCCGCGCGCTGGACGGCACGCCCGTCGGCGGGGCGGTGCTCGACGTGTGGCAGGCCGACGAGGACGGCGCCTACGAGGCCCAGCTCCCCGTCGACGAGGCCCGGCTGCGCGCGAAGTACACCACCCGGCCCGACGGCTCGTACTGCGTGCGGACCATCGCACCGAAGGGCTACGCGATCCCGATGGACGGCCCGGTCGGCGAGCTCATCGCCCAGACGGCGATCAGCCACTACCGGCCCGCCCACGTGCACGTCCTCGTCGACGTCCCGGGGTTCCACCCGCTGGTCACGCACCTGTTCCGGGAGGGCGCGGAGTACCTCGACAGCGACGTCGTGTTCGGGACCAAGCCGGAGCTGGTCGTCGCGTTCACCGAGCGCGGGCCCGGCCCGACCCCGGACGGCGGCCGCTCCGACGTCGCGTGGCTCGACGCCCGGTTCGACGTCGTGCTGCAGCCCGCGTGA
- a CDS encoding citryl-CoA lyase, with protein MPEYPTALGASSRETITLLGHDLAGDVMGKVGFGELAFWLATQRRPTSGETRVFEAVLAALADHGFTPTAIVTRLTYLSAPDSVQGALAAGLLGGGSRFLGVTEDCGRFLHAHLPADLPTDDAGWDAVALEVVRAQREAQRFVPGLGHHVHKDGDPRTPRLFAIAAEEGLYGPHLSLFAAIGRVHPQVLGKTLPLNGAGVCGAALADLGLPLELLRGFALLARTAGLIGQLAEELRHPVGNDIFLSVDLNNRSVDPDPY; from the coding sequence ATGCCTGAGTACCCGACCGCGCTGGGCGCCTCCAGCCGCGAGACGATCACCCTCCTCGGCCACGACCTCGCCGGCGACGTCATGGGGAAGGTCGGGTTCGGCGAGCTGGCGTTCTGGCTGGCCACCCAGCGCCGGCCCACCTCCGGCGAGACGCGCGTGTTCGAGGCCGTGCTCGCCGCGCTCGCCGACCACGGCTTCACCCCGACCGCGATCGTCACCCGGCTCACCTACCTCTCCGCGCCCGACTCCGTGCAGGGCGCGCTCGCCGCGGGCCTGCTCGGTGGCGGGTCGCGGTTCCTGGGCGTCACCGAGGACTGCGGACGCTTCCTGCACGCGCACCTGCCCGCCGACCTGCCGACCGACGACGCCGGCTGGGACGCCGTCGCGCTCGAGGTGGTGCGCGCCCAGCGCGAGGCGCAGCGGTTCGTCCCCGGCCTGGGCCATCACGTGCACAAGGACGGCGACCCCCGCACCCCGCGGCTGTTCGCCATCGCCGCCGAGGAGGGCCTGTACGGGCCCCACCTGTCGCTGTTCGCCGCGATCGGGCGGGTGCACCCGCAGGTCCTCGGAAAGACGCTGCCCCTCAACGGCGCAGGCGTCTGCGGCGCCGCGCTCGCCGACCTCGGGCTCCCGCTGGAGCTGCTGCGCGGGTTCGCGCTGCTCGCCCGCACCGCGGGCCTGATCGGGCAGCTCGCCGAGGAGCTGCGCCACCCCGTCGGCAACGACATCTTCCTGTCGGTGGACCTCAACAACCGGTCCGTCGACCCCGACCCGTACTGA
- a CDS encoding acyl-CoA dehydrogenase family protein has translation MDFTFDTEQNDLRDAVRSILERAYGAIDQRRKAVAQDPGFDERLWAQLAEMGLLGLPFDESVGGTGAGPVEVAIVAEEIGRVIAPEPFVEAVVLAGGLVDAAGTDAQRAEVLGGIADGSVLAAFAHTEPGSRWSTTAAAVTATEADGGWRLTGVKEPVPNGARADVLVVSAVADGATRLFLVRGDAEGLARHGYRTHDGGRAAKVRFDGAPAELLGEGTGDRRADIERALAVARIAYAHESVGAMSTALTTTTEYLKTRKQFGVTLNTFQALTFRAADMYVSLELARSIALWATLVVDAGGDVVTAAARARLQAAKAGRHVGQEAIQLHGGIGMTAEYSVGHYTSRLTAIDHLHGDGDWALGRLTADVGEREVVDPLGAPYTG, from the coding sequence ATGGACTTCACCTTCGACACCGAGCAGAACGACCTGCGCGACGCCGTCCGCAGCATCCTCGAGCGCGCCTACGGCGCGATCGACCAGCGCCGGAAGGCCGTCGCCCAGGACCCCGGCTTCGACGAGCGGCTCTGGGCGCAGCTCGCCGAGATGGGCCTGCTGGGCCTGCCCTTCGACGAGAGCGTCGGCGGCACCGGGGCGGGGCCGGTCGAGGTCGCGATCGTGGCCGAGGAGATCGGGCGCGTCATCGCCCCCGAGCCGTTCGTCGAGGCCGTGGTCCTCGCGGGCGGCCTCGTCGACGCCGCGGGCACCGACGCGCAGCGCGCCGAGGTGCTGGGCGGGATCGCCGACGGCAGCGTCCTGGCCGCGTTCGCGCACACCGAGCCGGGCAGCCGGTGGAGCACCACCGCCGCCGCGGTCACCGCGACGGAGGCCGACGGCGGATGGCGGCTCACCGGCGTCAAGGAGCCGGTGCCCAACGGCGCCCGCGCCGACGTGCTGGTGGTCAGCGCGGTCGCCGACGGCGCCACCCGGCTGTTCCTCGTGCGCGGCGACGCCGAGGGCCTGGCCCGGCACGGCTACCGCACCCACGACGGCGGCCGCGCGGCCAAGGTCCGCTTCGACGGGGCCCCCGCCGAGCTGCTCGGGGAGGGCACCGGCGACCGCCGCGCCGACATCGAGCGCGCCCTCGCGGTGGCCCGGATCGCCTACGCGCACGAGTCGGTCGGCGCGATGAGCACGGCCCTGACCACCACGACCGAGTACCTGAAGACCCGCAAGCAGTTCGGGGTCACCCTGAACACGTTCCAGGCGCTCACGTTCCGGGCCGCCGACATGTACGTGTCGCTGGAGCTGGCCCGCAGCATCGCGCTGTGGGCGACGCTGGTCGTCGACGCGGGCGGCGACGTCGTCACCGCGGCGGCCCGCGCCCGGCTGCAGGCGGCGAAGGCGGGGCGGCACGTCGGCCAGGAGGCCATCCAGCTGCACGGCGGGATCGGCATGACGGCGGAGTACTCGGTGGGCCACTACACGAGCCGGCTCACGGCGATCGACCACCTGCACGGCGACGGGGACTGGGCGCTGGGCCGGCTCACCGCCGACGTCGGCGAGCGGGAGGTCGTCGACCCGCTCGGCGCGCCGTACACCGGCTGA
- a CDS encoding NAD(P)H-binding protein encodes MIIVTGATGRLGRAVVERLLERGGPDGLGVSVRDPGAARDLADRGVRVRRGDFDDPAALAHAVEGADRVLIVSGPADAAAHRRAVDAAAAAGARRILYTSHMGARRDSPFAPMPAHAETEDDLRRSGVACTALRNGFYAATAVQLMGQALTTGQLVAPEDGPVSWTAHADLADAAALALDGALDGVTAPLTGPQALDFGDIAALASELTGRDITRVTVADDEWTAGMVARGVPEGGARMLLGMFLASRRGDFAAVDPALGELLGRPATTFAEVLAASTGG; translated from the coding sequence ATGATCATCGTCACGGGCGCGACGGGGCGGCTGGGCCGCGCCGTCGTGGAGCGGCTGCTGGAGCGCGGCGGCCCCGACGGGCTGGGGGTCAGCGTCCGCGACCCGGGCGCGGCCCGGGACCTCGCCGACCGCGGCGTCCGCGTCCGGCGCGGCGACTTCGACGACCCCGCCGCGCTGGCGCACGCCGTCGAGGGCGCGGACCGGGTCCTGATCGTCTCCGGACCCGCCGACGCGGCCGCCCACCGGCGCGCGGTCGACGCGGCGGCGGCCGCGGGCGCGCGGCGGATCCTCTACACCAGCCACATGGGAGCGCGGCGCGACTCCCCGTTCGCCCCGATGCCCGCCCACGCCGAGACCGAGGACGACCTGCGGCGCAGCGGCGTCGCCTGCACCGCCCTGCGCAACGGGTTCTACGCGGCCACCGCGGTGCAGCTCATGGGGCAGGCGCTCACGACCGGGCAGCTCGTGGCCCCCGAGGACGGACCGGTGTCCTGGACGGCGCACGCCGACCTCGCCGACGCCGCCGCGCTCGCCCTGGACGGGGCCCTCGACGGCGTGACCGCCCCGCTCACCGGACCGCAGGCCCTCGACTTCGGCGACATCGCCGCCCTCGCCTCGGAGCTGACGGGCCGCGACATCACCCGCGTGACCGTCGCCGACGACGAGTGGACCGCGGGGATGGTGGCGCGCGGCGTGCCGGAGGGCGGTGCCCGGATGCTGCTCGGGATGTTCCTCGCGAGCCGCCGGGGGGACTTCGCCGCCGTCGACCCCGCGCTCGGGGAGCTCCTCGGCCGCCCGGCGACGACGTTCGCCGAGGTGCTCGCCGCGTCGACCGGGGGCTGA
- a CDS encoding uroporphyrinogen decarboxylase family protein, whose product MSLPLLPTSLVGSYAQPDWIIDRAKLAGRFPPRVRAKELWRVAPEFLAQAQDDATLLAIRAQEDAGLDVVTDGEIRRESYSNHFATALDGVDVDNPGTALDRSGHPNPVPRITGPIRRTRPVEVDDVRFLRAHTDRTVKMTVPGPFTMSQQAQNDHYPDAEAAAMDYAVAVNAEIRALHEAGADVVQIDEPYMQARPDAARAYGLAALNAALDGVTGTTAVHICFGYAAIIHERPEGYSFLPELAGCPVDQVSIETAQSGLDLGVLADLAGKTIILGVIDLSDPAVETAEVVAGRVRRAFAHTAPENLVISTDCGMKYLPRDSAEGKMRAMSGAAALLRAELG is encoded by the coding sequence GTGTCCCTGCCCCTGCTCCCGACCTCGCTGGTCGGGTCCTACGCCCAGCCCGACTGGATCATCGACCGCGCGAAGCTCGCCGGCCGCTTCCCCCCGCGCGTGCGCGCGAAGGAGCTGTGGCGGGTCGCGCCGGAGTTCCTCGCCCAGGCCCAGGACGACGCCACCCTGCTCGCGATCCGCGCGCAGGAGGACGCCGGGCTCGACGTCGTCACCGACGGGGAGATCCGCCGCGAGTCCTACTCCAACCACTTCGCGACGGCACTGGACGGCGTCGACGTCGACAACCCCGGCACCGCGCTCGACCGCAGCGGGCACCCCAACCCGGTCCCGCGGATCACCGGCCCGATCCGGCGCACCCGCCCGGTCGAGGTCGACGACGTGCGGTTCCTGCGGGCGCACACCGACCGCACCGTCAAGATGACGGTGCCCGGCCCGTTCACGATGAGCCAGCAGGCGCAGAACGACCACTACCCCGACGCCGAGGCCGCGGCCATGGACTACGCCGTCGCCGTCAACGCCGAGATCCGCGCGCTGCACGAGGCGGGCGCCGACGTCGTGCAGATCGACGAGCCGTACATGCAGGCCCGCCCGGACGCCGCCCGCGCCTACGGCCTCGCGGCCCTGAACGCGGCGCTCGACGGCGTCACCGGCACCACCGCGGTGCACATCTGCTTCGGCTACGCCGCGATCATCCACGAGCGCCCCGAGGGCTACTCGTTCCTGCCCGAGCTGGCCGGCTGCCCGGTGGACCAGGTGTCGATCGAGACCGCGCAGTCCGGGCTGGACCTCGGCGTGCTCGCCGACCTGGCCGGGAAGACGATCATCCTGGGCGTGATCGACCTGTCCGACCCGGCCGTCGAGACCGCGGAGGTCGTGGCGGGCCGGGTGCGCCGCGCGTTCGCCCACACCGCGCCGGAGAACCTCGTCATCAGCACCGACTGCGGCATGAAGTACCTGCCGCGGGACAGCGCCGAGGGCAAGATGCGGGCGATGTCCGGCGCGGCGGCGCTGCTGCGGGCCGAGCTCGGGTAG
- a CDS encoding TetR/AcrR family transcriptional regulator, translated as MDARREVRDHVVEAAARLLAEGGRDAVSTRAVAAAAGTQAPALYRLFGDKDGLLDAVAEHGFAAYLRTKVLDPPGDDPVEDLRAGWAVHVGFGLAHPALYLLMYGDPTSGRTSPAAERSWAVLRRHVRAIAAAGRLTVDERTAADLVHAAACGTVLTLLATPADDRDPALSDLARDTVLAAIATGAPPRREPGPVTAATTLRAGLDGITALTEGERHVLGEWLDRIAAGRAATASATPGRPGAGLTG; from the coding sequence ATGGACGCCCGGCGCGAGGTGCGCGACCACGTCGTGGAGGCCGCCGCGCGGCTGCTCGCCGAGGGCGGCCGCGACGCCGTGTCGACGCGCGCGGTCGCCGCGGCGGCGGGCACCCAGGCGCCCGCGCTCTACCGCCTGTTCGGCGACAAGGACGGCCTGCTCGACGCCGTCGCCGAGCACGGGTTCGCCGCGTACCTACGGACGAAGGTCCTCGACCCGCCCGGTGACGACCCGGTCGAGGACCTGCGCGCGGGGTGGGCCGTGCACGTCGGCTTCGGGCTCGCCCACCCCGCGCTCTACCTGCTCATGTACGGCGACCCGACCTCGGGCCGGACGTCCCCCGCCGCGGAGCGGTCGTGGGCCGTCCTGCGTCGGCACGTCCGGGCGATCGCCGCGGCGGGCCGGCTGACCGTCGACGAGCGCACCGCGGCCGACCTGGTGCACGCCGCGGCCTGCGGCACGGTCCTCACGCTGCTCGCGACCCCCGCCGACGACCGGGACCCGGCGCTGTCGGACCTCGCGCGGGACACCGTGCTCGCCGCGATCGCGACCGGCGCTCCGCCCCGGCGGGAACCCGGTCCGGTCACCGCCGCGACGACGCTGCGGGCCGGGCTCGACGGGATCACCGCGCTCACCGAGGGCGAGCGGCACGTGCTGGGGGAGTGGCTCGACCGGATCGCCGCGGGCCGAGCGGCGACCGCGTCGGCCACCCCCGGTCGTCCCGGCGCAGGCCTCACCGGGTGA